One Papaver somniferum cultivar HN1 chromosome 10, ASM357369v1, whole genome shotgun sequence genomic window carries:
- the LOC113315211 gene encoding peroxidase 55-like isoform X1 — translation MHNHLREIYTQRERMGRVIMIIVFVLFNICSLSFVNSVSSSALSVGFYDESCPRVEDIIHEVLVKKMSPIPLNITIPGTLRLFFHDCYVQGCDGSVLILPTDDNNSERNTSINLSLAGDAFDIVDKAKAALEKECPGVVSCSDILAILARDAVHWWEGPHWEVEKGRRDGLISNATEAQLLMPKSDENITTLIRGFESIGLSTADLVTLSGAHTIGFTHCIEFASRIFHNDTTLSSTIRDKVILSCPFPKIDRNVAEALDQNSEFVFDNKFFKSLRERKGLLLTDHVLAFGENGLSRKLVYRYSQDQELFFQEFAKAMVKLGRVGVKTGNEGEIRRDCKKFN, via the exons AATTCTGTTTCTTCATCAGCTCTTTCAGTGGGCTTTTATGATGAATCATGTCCTCGAGTTGAGGATATTATACATGAAGTACTAGTGAAGAAGATGTCACCAATTCCTCTCAACATCACCATACCGGGGACTCTTAGGCTGTTCTTCCATGACTGCTATGTTCag GGTTGTGATGGTTCTGTTTTGATCTTACCAACGGATGACAACAATTCTGAGAGAAACACATCTATCAACCTTTCTTTAGCTGGAGATGCATTTGACATTGTTGACAAGGCTAAGGCAGCATTAGAAAAAGAATGTCCCGGGGTAGTCTCATGCTCGGATATCCTTGCTATCTTGGCACGCGATGCCGTACACTGG TGGGAAGGTCCGCACTGGGAGGTTGAGAAAGGGAGAAGAGATGGACTCATCTCCAATGCAACAGAAGCTCAACTACTCATGCCAAAGTCTGACGAAAACATAACAACTCTCATCCGTGGATTCGAATCGATTGGGCTATCAACTGCCGATCTCGTCACATTATCTGGGGCACACACAATAGGTTTCACACATTGTATAGAATTTGCTAGTCGTATCTTCCACAACGACACCACATTGAGCTCTACAATAAGAGACAAGGTAATTCTTAGCTGTCCGTTTCCGAAGATAGACAGAAACGTTGCTGAAGCACTTGATCAGAACTCTGAGTTTGTGTTTGATAATAAGTTTTTTAAGAGCTTGCGAGAAAGGAAAGGGTTGCTCTTGACGGACCACGTATTGGCTTTTGGTGAAAATGGTCTCTCTCGTAAATTAGTTTATAGGTACTCCCAAGACCAAGaattgttctttcaggaatttgCAAAAGCCATGGTGAAATTGGGAAGAGTTGGTGTTAAGACTGGGAATGAAGGAGAAATTAGAAGGGATTGCAAGAAATTCAACTGA
- the LOC113315211 gene encoding peroxidase 55-like isoform X2 — MSPIPLNITIPGTLRLFFHDCYVQGCDGSVLILPTDDNNSERNTSINLSLAGDAFDIVDKAKAALEKECPGVVSCSDILAILARDAVHWWEGPHWEVEKGRRDGLISNATEAQLLMPKSDENITTLIRGFESIGLSTADLVTLSGAHTIGFTHCIEFASRIFHNDTTLSSTIRDKVILSCPFPKIDRNVAEALDQNSEFVFDNKFFKSLRERKGLLLTDHVLAFGENGLSRKLVYRYSQDQELFFQEFAKAMVKLGRVGVKTGNEGEIRRDCKKFN, encoded by the exons ATGTCACCAATTCCTCTCAACATCACCATACCGGGGACTCTTAGGCTGTTCTTCCATGACTGCTATGTTCag GGTTGTGATGGTTCTGTTTTGATCTTACCAACGGATGACAACAATTCTGAGAGAAACACATCTATCAACCTTTCTTTAGCTGGAGATGCATTTGACATTGTTGACAAGGCTAAGGCAGCATTAGAAAAAGAATGTCCCGGGGTAGTCTCATGCTCGGATATCCTTGCTATCTTGGCACGCGATGCCGTACACTGG TGGGAAGGTCCGCACTGGGAGGTTGAGAAAGGGAGAAGAGATGGACTCATCTCCAATGCAACAGAAGCTCAACTACTCATGCCAAAGTCTGACGAAAACATAACAACTCTCATCCGTGGATTCGAATCGATTGGGCTATCAACTGCCGATCTCGTCACATTATCTGGGGCACACACAATAGGTTTCACACATTGTATAGAATTTGCTAGTCGTATCTTCCACAACGACACCACATTGAGCTCTACAATAAGAGACAAGGTAATTCTTAGCTGTCCGTTTCCGAAGATAGACAGAAACGTTGCTGAAGCACTTGATCAGAACTCTGAGTTTGTGTTTGATAATAAGTTTTTTAAGAGCTTGCGAGAAAGGAAAGGGTTGCTCTTGACGGACCACGTATTGGCTTTTGGTGAAAATGGTCTCTCTCGTAAATTAGTTTATAGGTACTCCCAAGACCAAGaattgttctttcaggaatttgCAAAAGCCATGGTGAAATTGGGAAGAGTTGGTGTTAAGACTGGGAATGAAGGAGAAATTAGAAGGGATTGCAAGAAATTCAACTGA